One genomic window of Streptomyces sp. NBC_01498 includes the following:
- the hypB gene encoding hydrogenase nickel incorporation protein HypB translates to MAVPHVHPHDDGPGHGHEHSRDGLLGPRVGRGHPAAAVRAAAPGGETVTLEQRVLAKNEELAAGNRAWLAGQGIVAVNMMSSPGAGKTTLLERTIRDFTGRRPVAVVEGDQETMLDAERIRRAGSTVVQVNTGAGCHLDAEMMRDALTTLAPVPGSLVLVENVGNLVCPAMFDLGERSRVVIISVTEGTDKPLKYPYMFAAADLVIINKVDLLPYVDFEVARCEEHARSVNPGLRVLAVSATTGEGMRDWYDWVAEQY, encoded by the coding sequence GTGGCCGTCCCCCACGTCCATCCGCACGACGACGGACCCGGCCACGGCCACGAGCACTCGCGCGACGGCCTCCTCGGCCCACGCGTGGGCCGAGGTCACCCGGCGGCGGCGGTCCGGGCCGCGGCTCCCGGCGGCGAGACCGTCACCCTGGAGCAGCGGGTGCTGGCCAAGAACGAGGAGCTGGCCGCCGGCAACCGCGCCTGGCTGGCCGGACAGGGCATCGTGGCCGTGAACATGATGAGTTCGCCCGGCGCGGGCAAGACCACCCTCCTCGAACGCACCATCCGGGACTTCACCGGCCGGCGGCCGGTGGCGGTCGTGGAGGGCGACCAGGAGACGATGCTCGACGCCGAGCGGATCAGGCGCGCGGGCAGCACCGTCGTCCAGGTGAACACGGGCGCGGGCTGCCATCTCGACGCGGAGATGATGCGCGACGCGCTCACCACCCTGGCGCCGGTGCCCGGTTCGCTGGTCCTGGTGGAGAACGTCGGCAATCTGGTCTGCCCGGCCATGTTCGACCTCGGCGAGCGCAGCAGGGTCGTGATCATCTCCGTCACCGAGGGCACGGACAAGCCGCTGAAGTACCCGTACATGTTCGCCGCCGCCGACCTGGTGATCATCAACAAGGTCGATCTGCTGCCGTACGTGGACTTCGAGGTCGCCCGCTGCGAGGAGCACGCCCGCTCGGTCAATCCGGGGCTGCGGGTGCTGGCGGTCTCGGCGACCACGGGAGAGGGAATGCGGGACTGGTACGACTGGGTGGCCGAGCAGTACTAA
- a CDS encoding hydrogenase maturation nickel metallochaperone HypA/HybF, producing the protein MSITQSIVDAVCERAAGRPVHTVRVRVGELTAVVADSLRFCFDLTTEGTVAAGAVLDIEQPPGAGRCRACSQDFTLTDLVLLCPCGSADVEITSGRELEIVSMRVG; encoded by the coding sequence TTGTCGATCACTCAGAGCATTGTCGACGCGGTGTGCGAGCGCGCGGCGGGAAGGCCCGTTCACACGGTCCGGGTCCGCGTCGGGGAACTGACGGCGGTGGTGGCGGATTCCCTGCGTTTCTGCTTCGACCTGACCACCGAGGGAACGGTCGCCGCGGGCGCGGTCCTCGACATCGAGCAGCCGCCGGGAGCGGGCCGCTGCCGGGCGTGTTCACAGGACTTCACACTGACCGATCTTGTATTGCTGTGTCCGTGCGGAAGCGCCGACGTGGAGATCACGTCGGGCCGCGAACTGGAGATCGTCTCGATGAGAGTGGGCTGA
- a CDS encoding hydrogenase expression protein HypE: MPTEAAKKAEDTLIHVLWINAGLSCDGDSVALTAATQPSIEEIALGALPGLPQIAMHWPLIDFECGPRGGADDFLEWFFKADRGELDPFVLVVEGSIPNEKLHDEGYWSGFGNDPATGQPMTTSEWLDRLTPKATAVVAVGTCATYGGIHAMAGNPTGAMGVPDYLGWDWKSKAGIPVVCVPGCPIQPDNLSETLTYLLYMATDQAPMIPLDDELRPTWLFGQTVHEGCDRAGYYEQADFATEYGSPKCIVKLGCWGPTVKCNVPKRGWMNGIGGCPNVGGICIGCTMPGFPDKFMPFMDEPPGGKLSTNAVGLYGATMRRLRGLTTHTLDREPKWRKRGQELTTGATRDW, from the coding sequence ATGCCGACAGAAGCGGCCAAGAAGGCCGAGGACACACTGATCCATGTGCTCTGGATCAATGCCGGACTGAGCTGTGACGGGGATTCGGTGGCCTTGACCGCCGCGACCCAGCCCAGCATCGAGGAAATCGCGCTCGGCGCACTGCCCGGACTTCCGCAGATCGCCATGCACTGGCCGCTGATCGATTTCGAATGCGGTCCCCGAGGCGGCGCCGACGACTTCCTGGAGTGGTTCTTCAAGGCCGACCGGGGCGAACTCGATCCTTTCGTCCTGGTCGTCGAAGGCTCCATTCCCAACGAGAAACTCCACGACGAGGGCTACTGGTCGGGCTTCGGCAACGACCCGGCGACCGGCCAGCCGATGACCACCAGCGAGTGGCTCGACCGGCTGACCCCCAAGGCCACCGCGGTCGTCGCGGTCGGCACCTGCGCCACGTACGGCGGCATCCACGCCATGGCGGGCAACCCCACCGGCGCCATGGGCGTACCCGACTACCTGGGCTGGGACTGGAAGTCGAAGGCGGGCATCCCCGTCGTGTGCGTCCCCGGCTGCCCCATCCAGCCGGACAACCTCTCCGAGACGCTCACCTATCTGCTCTACATGGCCACCGACCAGGCCCCGATGATCCCCCTCGACGACGAACTGCGACCGACCTGGCTGTTCGGCCAGACCGTGCACGAGGGCTGCGACCGGGCCGGCTACTACGAGCAGGCGGACTTCGCCACCGAGTACGGCTCGCCCAAGTGCATCGTCAAACTGGGCTGCTGGGGTCCGACCGTCAAGTGCAACGTGCCCAAGCGCGGCTGGATGAACGGCATCGGCGGCTGCCCGAACGTCGGCGGCATCTGCATCGGCTGCACCATGCCGGGATTCCCCGACAAATTCATGCCGTTCATGGACGAGCCGCCGGGCGGAAAGCTCTCCACGAACGCCGTCGGTCTCTACGGGGCCACGATGCGGCGTCTGCGCGGGCTCACCACCCACACCCTCGACCGCGAGCCGAAATGGCGTAAGCGCGGCCAGGAACTCACCACCGGAGCCACCCGCGACTGGTAG
- a CDS encoding nickel-dependent hydrogenase large subunit, which translates to MTATSQGRDELVEMAWDPITRIVGSLGIYTKIDFKQKVVAECHSTSSIFRGYSVFMKGKDPRDAHFITSRICGICGDNHATCSCYAQNMAYGVKPPHLGEWIVNLGEAAEYMFDHNIFQENLVGVDYCEKMVAETNPGVLEQANRTPSPHAEDHGYRTIGDIMRSLNPFTGEFYREALQVSRMTREMFCLMEGRHVHPSTLYPGGVGTVATIQLMTDYITRLQRYVEFMKKVVPMHDDLFDFFYEALPGYEQVGNRRILLGCWGSFQDPEHCNFAYKDMTDWGRKMYVTPGVVVDGKLVTTDLVKINLGIRILLGSSYYNDWDEQEMFVTHDPLGNPVDRRHPWNQHTNPQPQKRDLGDKYSWVMSPRWFDGQDYLALDTGGGPLARLWVTALAGLVDIGYIQATGNSVKINLPKTALKGPVELEWHVPRWSNTIERNRARTYFQAYAAACALHFAEKALVEIRAGRTKTWEKFEVPEEGVGCGFTEAVRGVLSHHMVIRDGKIANYHPYPPTPWNASPRDVYGTPGPYEDAVQGQPIFEENDRENFKGIDIMRTVRSFDPCLPCGVHMYLGEGKKLELLHSPTQSAGSE; encoded by the coding sequence ATGACGGCGACGAGCCAGGGCAGAGACGAACTGGTGGAGATGGCGTGGGACCCCATCACCCGCATCGTCGGAAGTCTGGGTATCTACACGAAGATCGACTTCAAGCAGAAGGTCGTCGCCGAGTGCCACAGCACCAGCTCGATCTTCCGCGGCTATTCGGTCTTCATGAAGGGCAAGGACCCGCGCGACGCCCACTTCATCACCAGCCGCATCTGCGGAATCTGCGGTGACAACCACGCCACCTGTTCCTGCTACGCGCAGAACATGGCGTACGGAGTGAAGCCGCCGCACCTGGGGGAGTGGATCGTGAATCTCGGCGAGGCCGCCGAGTACATGTTCGACCACAACATCTTCCAGGAGAATCTGGTCGGGGTCGACTACTGCGAGAAAATGGTCGCCGAGACCAACCCGGGCGTACTCGAACAGGCCAACCGCACCCCGTCGCCGCACGCCGAGGACCACGGGTACCGGACCATCGGCGACATCATGCGCTCGCTGAACCCCTTCACGGGCGAGTTCTACCGCGAGGCCCTTCAGGTCAGCCGGATGACCCGGGAGATGTTCTGCCTCATGGAGGGCCGCCATGTGCACCCCTCCACGCTCTACCCCGGCGGGGTCGGCACCGTGGCGACCATCCAGCTCATGACCGACTACATCACCCGCCTCCAGCGCTACGTGGAGTTCATGAAGAAGGTCGTGCCCATGCACGACGACCTCTTCGACTTCTTCTACGAGGCGCTGCCCGGCTACGAACAGGTCGGCAACCGCCGTATCCTGCTCGGCTGCTGGGGCTCCTTCCAGGACCCGGAGCACTGCAACTTCGCGTACAAGGACATGACCGACTGGGGTCGGAAGATGTACGTGACCCCCGGCGTCGTCGTGGACGGCAAGCTCGTCACCACCGACCTGGTGAAGATCAACCTCGGCATCCGCATCCTGCTCGGCTCGTCGTACTACAACGACTGGGACGAGCAGGAGATGTTCGTGACCCACGACCCGCTCGGCAACCCGGTCGACCGGCGGCACCCGTGGAACCAGCACACCAACCCCCAGCCGCAGAAGCGCGACCTGGGCGACAAGTACAGCTGGGTGATGTCGCCCCGCTGGTTCGACGGCCAGGACTATCTCGCGCTCGACACCGGCGGTGGCCCCCTCGCCCGGCTGTGGGTCACCGCGCTGGCCGGTCTCGTCGACATCGGCTACATCCAGGCCACCGGCAACAGCGTCAAGATCAACCTCCCCAAGACCGCCCTCAAGGGCCCGGTCGAGCTGGAGTGGCACGTCCCGCGCTGGAGCAACACCATCGAACGCAACCGTGCCCGCACCTACTTCCAGGCGTACGCGGCGGCCTGCGCCCTGCACTTCGCCGAGAAGGCGCTCGTGGAGATCCGGGCCGGCCGCACCAAGACCTGGGAGAAGTTCGAGGTCCCGGAGGAGGGCGTCGGCTGCGGCTTCACCGAGGCCGTACGCGGGGTGCTCTCGCACCACATGGTGATCAGGGACGGCAAGATCGCCAACTACCACCCCTACCCGCCGACCCCGTGGAACGCCAGCCCCCGCGACGTCTACGGCACGCCGGGCCCCTACGAGGACGCGGTGCAGGGCCAGCCGATCTTCGAGGAGAACGACCGGGAGAACTTCAAGGGCATCGACATCATGCGCACCGTCCGCAGCTTCGACCCCTGTCTGCCCTGCGGCGTCCACATGTATCTCGGTGAGGGCAAGAAACTGGAGCTGCTGCACTCGCCCACGCAGTCCGCGGGCAGTGAGTGA
- a CDS encoding NifU family protein gives MAERPDEERPGSGDWRTAGERIDTLITASAAGGAVARERSEELVRLVTDFYGAGLERLLDLLHERDRLDDATLAALAADDLVASLLLVHGLHPYGVTARVENALESVRPYLGTHGGDVELLGVTDDGVVTLRLLGSCDGCPSSSATLALAVRGAVEAAAPEITSIEVEAADDGDPGTPGPLVPVDALFSRLHDASPTADTAGGAGASWEPAPALLALGSGAVERFTAGGLPVVACRIGPDLFAFRDRCARCERPMEGATLARRLGGGSGDGVLRCSHCRAHYDVRRAGACLDPEADGAHLDPLPVLADGASVSVAVPATPVGAA, from the coding sequence GTGGCGGAGCGACCCGACGAGGAGCGCCCCGGCTCCGGGGACTGGCGGACGGCCGGCGAACGGATCGACACCCTGATCACCGCCAGCGCGGCGGGCGGAGCGGTGGCGCGCGAGCGCAGCGAGGAACTGGTGCGGCTCGTCACCGACTTCTACGGCGCCGGACTCGAACGCCTGCTGGACCTCCTCCACGAGCGGGACCGGCTGGACGACGCGACCCTGGCCGCCCTCGCCGCCGACGACCTGGTGGCGAGCCTGCTGCTGGTGCACGGACTGCACCCGTACGGCGTCACGGCCCGCGTCGAGAACGCGCTGGAGAGCGTACGGCCGTACCTCGGCACCCACGGCGGTGACGTCGAACTGCTCGGAGTCACGGACGACGGAGTCGTGACGCTGCGGCTGCTGGGCAGTTGTGACGGCTGTCCCTCGTCGTCCGCCACCCTCGCGCTCGCCGTACGCGGCGCGGTCGAGGCGGCGGCCCCGGAGATCACCTCGATCGAGGTCGAGGCCGCCGACGACGGCGACCCCGGAACCCCGGGACCGCTGGTACCGGTCGACGCCCTCTTCTCCCGGCTGCACGACGCGTCCCCCACCGCCGACACGGCCGGTGGCGCGGGCGCGAGCTGGGAACCGGCCCCCGCCCTGCTCGCCCTGGGCTCCGGCGCCGTGGAGCGCTTCACCGCCGGCGGACTGCCGGTCGTGGCCTGCCGCATCGGGCCCGACCTGTTCGCCTTCCGCGACCGGTGCGCCCGGTGCGAACGCCCCATGGAAGGCGCCACGCTCGCCCGGCGGCTCGGCGGCGGCTCCGGCGACGGGGTGCTGCGCTGCTCCCACTGCCGCGCGCACTACGACGTCCGCCGGGCCGGTGCCTGCCTCGATCCCGAGGCCGACGGGGCGCACCTGGACCCGCTGCCGGTGCTGGCGGACGGGGCGTCGGTCTCCGTCGCCGTACCGGCCACCCCGGTGGGCGCGGCATGA
- a CDS encoding DUF5947 family protein: MSAPTGRTVPRGRAGSPAATLLRVHRTRPAPAAGERCEMCAAPIGEEHRHVVNLESRGLMCGCRACYLLFTDEDAHQRYRAVPDRYLRFDGLPLDARTWDELQIPVGLAFLFRNSTQERTVAFYPGPAGATESELPLDAWATIVDAHPELAVLRPDVEALLVRRTGPGGRETEASCHLVPIDACYELVGRLRTLWRGFDGGQEAHAAMDAFFAHVRDRSRPADAVPTAPGSNVADGVSVEGGPS; the protein is encoded by the coding sequence ATGAGCGCGCCCACGGGCCGTACGGTGCCCCGGGGCCGTGCCGGTTCCCCGGCGGCCACCCTGCTGCGGGTCCACCGCACCCGGCCCGCGCCGGCCGCCGGCGAACGCTGCGAGATGTGCGCCGCGCCGATCGGCGAGGAGCACCGGCACGTGGTGAACCTGGAGAGCCGGGGCCTGATGTGCGGCTGCCGGGCCTGCTACCTGCTGTTCACGGACGAGGACGCGCACCAGCGCTACCGGGCGGTCCCCGACCGGTATCTGCGCTTCGACGGGCTCCCCCTGGACGCGCGCACCTGGGACGAACTACAGATCCCGGTGGGGCTGGCCTTCCTGTTCCGCAACTCCACGCAGGAGCGCACCGTCGCGTTCTACCCCGGTCCGGCCGGGGCCACCGAGTCCGAACTGCCCCTCGACGCGTGGGCCACGATCGTCGACGCCCACCCCGAACTGGCCGTCCTGCGCCCGGACGTCGAAGCGCTGCTCGTACGGCGCACCGGTCCCGGCGGCCGGGAGACGGAGGCGTCCTGCCACCTGGTCCCGATCGACGCCTGCTACGAACTGGTCGGCCGACTGCGCACCCTGTGGCGGGGGTTCGACGGCGGGCAGGAGGCGCACGCCGCGATGGACGCCTTCTTCGCCCACGTCCGGGACCGCAGCCGCCCGGCGGACGCCGTGCCGACTGCCCCCGGCAGCAACGTCGCTGACGGTGTGTCAGTTGAGGGCGGTCCCTCATGA
- a CDS encoding DUF6084 family protein, with the protein MSGPASPGLEFSVRDIVADPYAATPQLVARLRVEDGSDERVHAIVLRCQVRIEPQRRHYGTAEQDSLRGLFGERERWTDTLRPFQWMLCHTTVQGFTGSTEADLPLPCTYDYDVIGSRYLHALGDGTVPLSLLFSGTVFTRGGAGGTGFGVRQVPWDCEARYQLPVAVWRQMIAAHYPNTGWIRLDHDVLARFADFRERRGLISWDETVTTVLADTRARDAADEIGSVT; encoded by the coding sequence ATGAGCGGCCCCGCCTCGCCCGGACTGGAGTTCTCCGTACGGGACATCGTCGCCGACCCGTACGCGGCGACACCCCAACTGGTCGCGCGGCTGCGCGTCGAGGACGGCTCGGACGAACGCGTCCACGCCATCGTGCTGCGCTGCCAGGTCCGGATCGAACCCCAGCGACGACACTACGGAACCGCCGAACAGGACTCCCTGCGCGGCCTGTTCGGAGAACGCGAGCGGTGGACGGACACCCTGCGGCCGTTCCAGTGGATGCTGTGCCACACGACCGTGCAGGGCTTCACCGGCTCCACCGAGGCCGACCTCCCGCTGCCCTGCACCTACGACTACGACGTCATCGGCTCCCGCTATCTGCACGCGCTCGGCGACGGGACGGTGCCCCTCAGCCTGCTCTTCTCCGGCACCGTCTTCACCCGGGGCGGCGCGGGCGGCACGGGCTTCGGCGTACGGCAGGTGCCCTGGGACTGCGAGGCGCGGTACCAACTGCCCGTCGCCGTCTGGCGGCAGATGATCGCCGCGCACTACCCGAACACCGGCTGGATCAGGCTCGACCACGACGTCCTCGCCCGCTTCGCCGACTTCCGCGAGCGGCGCGGGCTGATCAGCTGGGACGAGACGGTGACCACGGTGCTGGCGGACACGCGGGCCCGCGACGCCGCGGACGAGATCGGCAGCGTCACATGA
- a CDS encoding DUF6893 family small protein — MRILGMVTAGAAAAMALAAVAVGVRSIPDIRRYVRMRAM, encoded by the coding sequence GTGAGAATCCTCGGAATGGTCACCGCGGGCGCGGCAGCCGCCATGGCACTGGCCGCCGTCGCCGTCGGTGTGCGATCGATCCCCGACATCCGCCGATACGTCCGCATGCGCGCCATGTGA
- a CDS encoding hydrogenase maturation protease has protein sequence MTRAVLVAGVGNLFLGDDGFGPEVVRRLATDPAPLPGGVRVVDYGIRGMHLAYDLLDGYDALVLVDAYPGGGAPGELTVLEVGPADLGTGEFDAHGMNPVSVLANLDQLGGTLPLTHVVGCTPADVEEGIGLSEAVAAAVPEAVAEVRALLHRLTDPAAAPAPEPARTRRS, from the coding sequence GTGACCAGAGCCGTACTCGTTGCCGGTGTCGGCAATCTCTTCCTCGGCGACGACGGCTTCGGCCCGGAGGTCGTACGCCGGCTCGCCACCGACCCGGCGCCGCTCCCCGGCGGCGTCCGGGTCGTGGACTACGGCATCCGGGGCATGCACCTCGCGTACGACCTGCTCGACGGGTACGACGCGCTCGTGCTGGTCGACGCGTACCCGGGCGGCGGCGCGCCCGGCGAACTGACCGTCCTGGAGGTCGGCCCGGCCGACCTCGGGACGGGTGAATTCGACGCACACGGCATGAATCCGGTCTCGGTCCTGGCAAATCTGGACCAATTGGGCGGTACGCTTCCGCTCACCCACGTTGTGGGGTGCACCCCCGCCGACGTGGAGGAGGGCATCGGCCTCAGTGAGGCCGTCGCCGCCGCCGTACCCGAAGCGGTGGCGGAGGTGCGCGCGCTGCTCCACCGGCTGACGGACCCCGCCGCCGCACCCGCACCCGAACCCGCCCGGACCCGGAGGTCCTGA
- the hypF gene encoding carbamoyltransferase HypF, which yields MCLGIPGRVVEMVEGYADQLALVDVEGARRRINVGMLDAPPAAGDWVLLHMGFAMEIIDREKAAEALSGLEMMGSGAPEPDIHEPAARTPEARTPGAVAGSAAAVAQQPRARRRFEVRGVVQGVGFRPFVYVTAAELALTGSVSNTASGLVAEVEGDPGAVAEFGRRLRTGTPPLAVVESVTETDQPPTGGAEFVIADSGTTGRARTLVSPDIATCRDCLAELRDPADRRHRHPFITCTHCGPRFTIVTGLPYDRAATTMAAFEMCDDCRTEYGDPRDRRFHAQPIACHACGPRLELVGGDGEVIAEGDQALRAARQLLAEGRIVAVKGLGGYHLACDARDEAAVTELRRRKQRGGKPFAVMVADLGVADRLVTADDDERALLTGGRRPIVLLPRRATGTALADAVAPGNPDLGILLPYTPLHVLLFGVGDDVPGPDALVMTSGNRSGEPIVTDDAEALTELAPLADAWLRHDRPIRVPCDDSVSRFVAGAELPVRRSRGYAPLPLALPFAVPPLLAVGADLKNTCALGEGGYAWVSQHIGDMDDLSTVDALTRTAAHLGLLTGVEPGQLVADAHPGYRSGAWARAHARGRAVRTVQHHHAHLASVMGEHGLGPGESVIGFAYDGTGHGPDGAVWGGETLIADYKSFRRAAHLAYVPLAGGDASVRRPYRMALAHLHAAGIGWDTSLPAVAACPARERDVLAHQFATGFGCVPTSSMGRLFDAVASLAGARHESAYEAEAAIVLEGLARSAPDGTVTGAYAFGLPEGPSAGEEPVVADPGPVIRAVAADVREGVPPRLIAARFHAAVTSLTVALAEHCRARTGLGVVALGGGVFQNALLLTSVQRNLEARDFTVLRPRLLPPNDGGVAFGQLLVAASG from the coding sequence ATGTGTCTCGGCATCCCCGGTCGGGTCGTGGAGATGGTCGAGGGGTACGCGGACCAACTCGCCCTCGTGGACGTGGAGGGCGCCCGGCGCCGGATCAACGTCGGCATGCTCGACGCCCCTCCGGCCGCCGGGGACTGGGTCCTGCTGCACATGGGCTTCGCGATGGAGATCATCGACCGGGAGAAGGCGGCGGAGGCGCTGTCGGGTCTGGAGATGATGGGCAGCGGCGCTCCCGAACCGGACATCCACGAGCCGGCCGCCCGTACACCCGAGGCCCGTACACCCGGGGCCGTGGCCGGCTCCGCTGCCGCCGTCGCCCAACAGCCGCGCGCACGCCGCCGGTTCGAGGTGCGCGGGGTCGTCCAGGGCGTGGGCTTCCGGCCGTTCGTCTATGTCACCGCCGCCGAACTCGCGCTCACCGGCTCCGTGTCCAACACCGCCTCCGGCCTGGTCGCCGAGGTGGAGGGCGATCCCGGCGCCGTCGCGGAGTTCGGGCGTCGGCTGCGGACCGGCACGCCGCCGCTGGCGGTCGTGGAGTCCGTGACCGAGACCGACCAACCACCCACCGGGGGAGCGGAGTTCGTCATCGCGGACTCCGGCACGACCGGCCGGGCCCGCACCCTGGTCTCCCCCGACATCGCCACCTGCCGCGACTGTCTCGCCGAACTGCGCGACCCGGCCGACCGCCGCCACCGCCACCCCTTCATCACCTGCACCCACTGCGGCCCCCGCTTCACGATCGTCACCGGCCTGCCCTACGACCGCGCCGCGACGACCATGGCGGCGTTCGAGATGTGCGACGACTGCCGTACGGAGTACGGCGACCCGCGCGACCGCCGCTTCCACGCCCAGCCGATCGCCTGCCACGCCTGCGGCCCCCGGCTCGAACTCGTCGGCGGTGACGGTGAGGTGATCGCCGAGGGCGACCAGGCACTGCGCGCCGCACGGCAGTTGCTCGCCGAAGGCAGGATCGTCGCCGTCAAGGGACTCGGCGGCTACCACCTCGCCTGCGACGCCCGCGACGAGGCGGCCGTCACCGAACTGCGCCGCCGCAAACAGCGCGGCGGCAAACCCTTCGCCGTCATGGTCGCCGACCTCGGCGTCGCCGACCGGCTGGTGACGGCCGACGACGACGAGAGGGCGCTCCTGACCGGCGGCAGACGGCCCATCGTCCTGCTGCCGCGCCGCGCGACCGGCACCGCACTGGCCGACGCGGTCGCGCCCGGCAACCCCGACCTCGGCATCCTCCTCCCGTACACCCCCCTGCACGTCCTGCTCTTCGGCGTCGGCGACGACGTCCCCGGCCCCGACGCGCTGGTGATGACCTCCGGCAACCGTTCCGGCGAGCCCATCGTCACCGACGACGCCGAGGCGCTCACCGAACTCGCCCCGCTCGCCGACGCCTGGCTGCGCCACGACCGCCCGATCCGGGTGCCGTGCGACGACTCGGTCAGCCGGTTCGTCGCGGGCGCCGAACTGCCCGTACGCAGATCGCGCGGGTACGCCCCACTGCCGCTCGCGCTGCCCTTCGCCGTCCCGCCGCTGCTCGCGGTGGGCGCCGACCTGAAGAACACGTGCGCGCTCGGCGAGGGCGGCTACGCCTGGGTCAGCCAGCACATCGGCGACATGGACGACCTGTCCACGGTCGACGCGCTGACCCGCACCGCCGCCCACCTCGGCCTGCTGACCGGTGTCGAACCCGGACAGCTCGTCGCCGACGCCCACCCCGGCTACCGCTCCGGCGCCTGGGCCCGCGCACACGCCCGGGGCCGGGCCGTCCGTACCGTGCAGCACCATCACGCGCACCTGGCGTCCGTGATGGGGGAGCACGGCCTCGGCCCCGGCGAGAGCGTCATCGGCTTCGCGTACGACGGCACCGGCCACGGCCCCGACGGCGCGGTGTGGGGCGGCGAGACCCTCATCGCCGACTACAAGTCGTTCCGCAGGGCGGCCCATCTGGCGTACGTCCCGCTCGCGGGCGGGGACGCCAGTGTCCGGCGGCCGTACCGGATGGCCCTCGCGCATCTGCACGCCGCGGGCATCGGCTGGGACACGTCACTGCCCGCCGTGGCCGCCTGCCCCGCCCGGGAACGCGACGTACTGGCGCACCAGTTCGCGACGGGCTTCGGCTGCGTACCGACGTCCAGCATGGGCCGGCTCTTCGACGCGGTGGCCTCCCTGGCGGGAGCCCGGCACGAGTCGGCGTACGAGGCGGAGGCGGCGATCGTGCTGGAGGGACTGGCCCGGTCGGCGCCGGACGGAACGGTCACCGGTGCCTACGCGTTCGGACTGCCCGAGGGCCCGTCGGCCGGTGAGGAACCCGTCGTCGCCGACCCCGGGCCGGTGATCCGCGCGGTGGCCGCCGACGTACGGGAGGGCGTCCCGCCCCGGCTGATCGCCGCGCGTTTCCACGCGGCCGTCACCTCCCTCACCGTCGCCCTCGCCGAGCACTGCCGTGCCCGGACCGGCCTCGGGGTCGTGGCCCTCGGCGGCGGCGTGTTCCAGAACGCGCTGCTGCTCACGTCCGTCCAACGGAACCTGGAAGCAAGGGACTTCACCGTCCTGCGGCCCCGGCTGCTGCCGCCCAACGACGGTGGCGTCGCCTTCGGCCAACTGCTCGTCGCGGCCTCCGGCTGA
- a CDS encoding HypC/HybG/HupF family hydrogenase formation chaperone, producing the protein MCLAVPGRVLSTAEVDGTLMAQVDFGGVRKDVCLQYIPDVGIGEYVIVHVGFAIQRLDEESALRTLANFEQLGLLEEEFGDTDERIGGQREPVEGIGQ; encoded by the coding sequence ATGTGTCTGGCGGTTCCCGGGCGGGTGCTCAGCACCGCGGAGGTCGACGGCACCCTGATGGCCCAGGTCGACTTCGGCGGCGTACGCAAGGACGTCTGCCTCCAGTACATCCCCGACGTCGGGATCGGTGAGTACGTCATCGTCCACGTCGGCTTCGCCATCCAGCGGCTCGACGAGGAGTCCGCCCTGCGCACCCTGGCGAACTTCGAACAACTCGGACTCCTGGAAGAGGAGTTCGGCGACACCGACGAACGGATCGGCGGGCAGCGGGAACCAGTGGAAGGCATCGGACAGTGA